In one Oreochromis aureus strain Israel breed Guangdong linkage group 2, ZZ_aureus, whole genome shotgun sequence genomic region, the following are encoded:
- the nkx2.5 gene encoding homeobox protein Nkx-2.5, translating to MFPSPSTSTPFSVKDILNLEQTHDVLASSLDVCSRMDCCTVATSSSSCMLGRMKQEPLRDISSTAASLYVEDTHDSRAGRGNALNFASTFYGKSLMEMEIDKDGKSDAFEGKRRKDEFSVPSESVEDIKAEDQDRPKPRRRRKPRVLFSQAQVYELERRFKQQRYLSAPERDHLAGVLKLTPTQVKIWFQNRRYKCKRQKQDQSLEMVSLPPPRRVSVPVLVRDGKPCLAGDATTYNPSYSMGHINHFSYNNYTAFSNYTGSSCNTNYACNYPAAAMQTMQGTSSNGNYMNFGVGDFSNVQNTYPSSNGVSSLHGIRTW from the exons ATGTTTCCCAGCCCCAGCACGTCCACTCCCTTCTCTGTTAAGGATATATTAAACTTGGAGCAGACTCATGACGTTCTGGCGTCTTCTTTGGACGTTTGTTCTCGCATGGACTGCTGTACCGTGGcgacatcctcctcctcctgtatGCTGGGCCGAATGAAGCAGGAGCCTCTCCGGGACATCTCGTCCACCGCCGCCTCGCTGTATGTAGAGGACACACACGACTCCAGAGCCGGCAGAGGCAATGCACTTAACTTTGCTTCTACCTTTTATGGCAAATCCCTCATGGAGATGGAAATAGATAAGGATGGAAAATCTGATGCGTTTGaggggaaaagaagaaaag ATGAGTTCAGTGTTCCGTCAGAGTCTGTGGAGGACATAAAGGCCGAGGATCAGGACAGGCCCAAGCCTCGGAGGCGCAGGAAGCCCCGGGTCCTCTTCTCCCAGGCGCAGGTGTATGAGCTGGAGCGCCGCTTCAAACAGCAGCGGTACCTTTCGGCCCCGGAGAGAGATCACCTCGCCGGGGTTCTCAAACTCACCCCGACGCAGGTGAAGATCTGGTTCCAGAACAGGAGGTACAAGTGCAAGCGGCAGAAGCAGGACCAGAGCCTGGAGATGGTGTCCCTGCCGCCGCCCAGGAGGGTGTCGGTGCCGGTGCTGGTGAGGGATGGGAAGCCCTGTCTCGCGGGTGACGCGACCACCTACAATCCTTCCTACAGTATGGGTCACATTAACCATTTTAGTTATAACAACTACACAGCCTTCAGCAACTACACCGGCTCCAGCTGCAACACGAACTATGCATGCAATTACCCCGCAGCTGCAATGCAGACTATGCAAGGAACCTCCAGCAACGGCAATTACATGAACTTTGGGGTAGGGGATTTCAGTAACGTCCAGAACACATACCCCTCCAGTAACGGGGTGTCTTCCTTACACGGCATTAGGACGTGGTaa